From Verrucomicrobia bacterium S94, the proteins below share one genomic window:
- a CDS encoding type II secretion system protein yields the protein MKMNKNRADIVMAETDRHRPEGSRKRSETFPVSGFRFFSPGRFSGGAREGFTLMELLVALAVMGILCGSIAGVLRNASDSVDQGIASLDNLTRMRSLELVLGGALRDARALQLTQEEKSMLEEDGSYDSAEGDYRYRGEETAVGFCLERPFLGTERDGYMHWIVLEVRTDEETGYQSLWLTDVSFLQGIDNPVGEDWGDNAMFTDDAQLPTQEVELIEKAEAIIFRHWQLDEEGMTGEPEPVELEAEDIEGDYALELPDYVEMEIKLPKMERETLCFDYSIRRKGI from the coding sequence TTGAAGATGAATAAAAACCGGGCTGATATCGTTATGGCAGAAACAGATCGTCACCGGCCGGAAGGATCGCGGAAAAGGAGTGAAACGTTTCCGGTTTCCGGTTTCCGGTTTTTCAGCCCTGGACGGTTTTCAGGCGGTGCCCGTGAAGGTTTTACTTTGATGGAGCTTCTGGTTGCGCTTGCGGTGATGGGTATTTTATGTGGATCCATTGCCGGAGTGCTGCGGAATGCCAGTGATTCGGTGGATCAGGGAATCGCTTCGCTGGATAATCTGACCCGGATGCGATCGCTGGAACTGGTGCTGGGCGGTGCGCTGCGCGATGCCCGGGCCCTGCAGCTTACGCAGGAGGAAAAATCCATGCTTGAAGAGGACGGTTCGTATGATTCAGCGGAGGGCGATTACCGCTACCGAGGTGAGGAGACCGCCGTCGGATTCTGTCTGGAGCGTCCTTTTCTCGGTACAGAGCGTGATGGCTATATGCACTGGATTGTACTGGAGGTGCGGACCGATGAAGAAACGGGATATCAAAGTCTCTGGCTGACCGATGTTTCTTTTCTGCAGGGCATTGATAATCCGGTGGGTGAGGACTGGGGCGACAATGCGATGTTTACTGATGATGCACAGCTGCCAACGCAGGAGGTTGAATTGATCGAAAAAGCGGAGGCCATCATTTTCCGTCATTGGCAGCTGGATGAAGAGGGGATGACCGGTGAACCCGAACCAGTTGAGCTGGAGGCGGAGGATATCGAAGGCGATTACGCGCTTGAACTGCCGGATTATGTGGAGATGGAAATCAAACTTCCGAAGATGGAGCGGGAAACCCTCTGTTTTGATTACAGCATTCGAAGAAAAGGTATATGA
- a CDS encoding prepilin-type N-terminal cleavage/methylation domain-containing protein, which yields MNRFSREPDDFRGDCNGFSLLEVLVALVVFAVGVTGMLTALGYNLRDISYTEDHAMAVRIASREMNALRRLTYVPDSESGGEEGRFSWRITVEERDVDTLPGMDGDDESQTDALVPCEMEVVVSWSEDAEGEAVHKVKLNGIELFEDE from the coding sequence ATGAACAGGTTTTCCAGAGAGCCGGATGATTTTCGAGGGGACTGTAACGGATTCAGCCTGCTTGAAGTATTGGTTGCATTGGTTGTTTTTGCCGTTGGTGTAACGGGGATGCTGACGGCGCTGGGCTACAACCTCAGAGATATCAGTTATACAGAAGATCATGCAATGGCGGTTCGGATTGCCTCGCGGGAGATGAATGCATTGCGCCGTTTAACCTATGTGCCCGATTCGGAGTCCGGCGGTGAAGAGGGGCGTTTTTCCTGGCGGATTACTGTGGAGGAGAGGGATGTGGATACGCTGCCGGGGATGGATGGCGATGATGAGAGTCAGACCGATGCCCTGGTGCCTTGCGAAATGGAGGTGGTTGTTTCCTGGAGTGAAGATGCCGAAGGCGAGGCGGTGCATAAGGTGAAGCTGAATGGAATAGAGCTTTTTGAAGATGAATAA
- a CDS encoding prepilin-type N-terminal cleavage/methylation domain-containing protein, producing the protein MTIFIPHRVRMVNRLKLFHTEPMGQKEEKGSSIRICLIWINVKQVEMPYVRGQLKENKRTFVCSSVLDLRPSDLRYVKSGFTMLELLVVLAIVIVITTISIPTIDAMTSPKHVLRKEGRNIMQLMTEARMAAINRKVKVDLRIDSETREIRMVEARRFQTVETENSFFQAPEISTGIFEKVVAFGEDYEIESFTADQIQTDEKTEESGFQTENPYPETVESSDPPAVSFTHFGGSNGGGITLIYDDIRLSISADILTGRPKVVHLISESKRSRIP; encoded by the coding sequence ATGACTATATTTATACCGCACCGGGTCCGGATGGTGAACCGTTTGAAATTATTTCATACGGAGCCGATGGGGCAGAAGGAGGAGAAGGGAAGTTCGATCAGGATCTGTCTAATCTGGATTAACGTTAAGCAGGTTGAAATGCCGTATGTCAGAGGCCAGTTAAAGGAGAATAAAAGAACGTTCGTCTGCTCTTCGGTTTTGGACTTGAGGCCTTCAGACCTTCGGTATGTTAAATCCGGTTTTACCATGCTGGAACTGCTGGTGGTGCTGGCGATTGTTATCGTGATCACCACCATCAGTATTCCGACGATCGATGCCATGACTTCACCGAAACATGTGCTTCGCAAGGAAGGGCGCAACATTATGCAGCTGATGACGGAAGCCCGGATGGCGGCGATAAACCGTAAGGTGAAGGTTGATCTTCGTATTGATTCCGAGACCCGGGAGATACGTATGGTTGAAGCACGCCGTTTCCAGACGGTGGAAACGGAGAATTCCTTTTTTCAGGCTCCGGAAATCAGCACCGGTATTTTTGAAAAGGTGGTGGCGTTTGGTGAAGATTATGAAATCGAATCTTTCACAGCGGATCAGATTCAGACGGATGAAAAAACGGAGGAATCCGGGTTCCAGACTGAAAATCCATATCCGGAAACCGTTGAAAGCAGTGATCCGCCGGCCGTTTCCTTTACCCATTTCGGGGGAAGCAACGGGGGCGGTATTACACTGATTTATGACGATATTCGGCTCAGTATTTCCGCAGATATTCTCACCGGCCGGCCGAAAGTGGTTCATCTGATATCTGAAAGTAAAAGGTCTCGGATTCCATGA
- the gspG gene encoding type II secretion system protein GspG: MMNQKKKKESRSGFTLVELLVVLVILMVIGTIAVQNFSGQEDKARVKAVRASFTTLENALERFKLDMGRYPTEEEGLSVLITAPEDDDGSWGPKYLKKERHLQDAWGNDYIYTAPGPDGEPFEIISYGADGAEGGEGKFDQDLSNLD; the protein is encoded by the coding sequence ATGATGAATCAGAAGAAAAAGAAAGAGAGCCGATCCGGTTTTACACTGGTGGAACTGCTGGTGGTACTGGTGATTCTGATGGTGATCGGTACGATTGCGGTGCAGAATTTTTCAGGCCAGGAGGACAAGGCTAGAGTCAAGGCGGTGCGGGCATCGTTTACTACGCTGGAAAATGCGCTCGAACGCTTTAAGCTGGATATGGGCCGGTATCCGACCGAGGAGGAAGGACTGTCAGTACTGATTACAGCTCCGGAGGATGACGATGGAAGCTGGGGCCCGAAATATCTGAAAAAAGAGCGTCATCTTCAGGATGCCTGGGGCAATGACTATATTTATACCGCACCGGGTCCGGATGGTGAACCGTTTGAAATTATTTCATACGGAGCCGATGGGGCAGAAGGAGGAGAAGGGAAGTTCGATCAGGATCTGTCTAATCTGGATTAA